One segment of Cottoperca gobio chromosome 24, fCotGob3.1, whole genome shotgun sequence DNA contains the following:
- the LOC115003538 gene encoding adenylate kinase 7-like isoform X1, whose product MGDKKQQTRPKRIFINDVDRYSSKHIAKFLSTSRVAGEDAEEAEEEEASPRGEPAFHIVGTTSSTKDAKQSFLLEHYASPTRDKLLERLLECDIVVYNISESTTEQQVEDTTWAITALDAETENFKSRKMFILISSVMTWAMTKPEHPEETDVLLTEEEFRRRRPHPNFKNHNNLEKFVLKLGKGKKSKLTGYVVASGLQYGKGENLFHYFFKVSWLMQFPKVPLFGQGTNHIPMIHVYDLGGVIQNIIELKPKSKYILAVDDSKNTLEDIVKMISDTLGPGKMNKVPEQDAIAMKAFKPEELEYLNINLRLDAFVIKDFFSLRWTSEAGMVENMASIVEEYQDTRQLLPIRMFLVGPPAVGKTTVAEKLCSHYQIHHIRIKEVIEEKISQLKEIVSGADLENVGEDEAAAAQKKLESFDKSMNMNAGRLADHLVFDILQETLNSKPCRNQGYVLDGFPETYEQAKLIFSNEDTENQDLMSKKPSCNKKITPEHIFALNATDEVLTKRVRGLPQSVAEKMRYTQEEFSPRLTRYRQLSTAEETLLDYFDELEIHPEHIEVTAGDSEYTDVMKKITEMVGLPKNYGLSPEEQEEEDRKKEEERKHKLAAEAAEKKRRSEASLAEMAAQYEEWQKNLSEVKRQESELLEAHSLPLRDYLMKYVMPSLTAAMLDCSKIKPEHAVDFLAEHLLRNNQQEQQE is encoded by the exons ATGGGGGATAAAAAGCAACAAACTCGTCCCAAACGTATTTTTATCAACGACGTCGACAGGTATTCCTCCAAACACATCGCGAAG TTTTTATCGACATCACGTGTGGCCGGAGAGGACGCGGAGGAGGCCGAAGAAGAAGAGGCTTCCCCTCGAGGTGAACCTGCTTTCCACATAGTGGGAACTACTTCTTCCACCaaagatgcaaaacaaagttttcttcttgAACACTACGCG TCACCAACCCGAGACAAGCTTCTTGAGCGCCTGCTGGAGTGTGACATAGTGGTGTACAACATCTCAGAAAGCACGACAGAACAGCAGGTTGAAGACACAACATGGGCGATCACAG CCCTTGATGCTGAGACGGAGAACTTCAAGTCTCGGAAAATGTTCATCTTAATCTCAAGCGTGATGACCTGGGCCATGACCAAGCCAGAGCATCCG GAAGAAACAGATGTTCTGCTAACGGAGGAAGAGTTCAGAAGAAGAAGGCCGCATCCTAATTTCAAAAACCACAATAATCTGGAGAAGTTTGTGCTCAAACTGGGTAAAGGT AAGAAGTCCAAGCTTACTGGATATGTTGTAGCTTCTGGTCTTCAGTACGGAAAGGGAGAGAACCTCTTTCACTACTTTTTTAAG GTATCCTGGTTGATGCAGTTCCCGAAGGTTCCTCTCTTTGGACAGGGCACAAATCACATCCCCATGATTCACGTCTATGACCTTGGAGG aGTGATCCAAAACATAATTGAACTGAAGCCGAAGTCAAAGTACATTCTTGCTGTCGATGACTCCAAGAACACTTTAGAGGATATAGTAAAG ATGATAAGTGATACACTTGGGCCGGGAAAGATGAACAAAGTACCAGAGCAGGACGCCATCGCCATGAAGGCTTTTAAG CCAGAGGAATTGGAGTACCTAAACATCAACCTCCGCCTGGATGCTTTTGTCATAAAAGACTTCTTCAGTCTTCGCTGGACGTCTGAAGCTGGGATGGTTGAAAACATGGCGAGCATTGTGGAAGAATACCAGGACACCAGGCAGCTACTT ccaatcagaatgtTCCTGGTTGGACCTCCAGCTGTGGGGAAAACAACTGTTGCAGAGAAGCTCTGCAGTCATTACCAAATACACCACATCAGGATCAAAGAGGTCATCGAGGAGAAGATTTCACAACtg AAGGAGATCGTTAGCGGAGCTGACCTTGAAAATGTCGGTGAAGACGAAGCAGCTGCTGCACAGAAAAAACTGGAAAGTTTTGACAAAAGCATGAACATGAACGCAG GTCGTCTGGCTGACCATCtagtttttgacattttgcaaGAAACGCTGAATTCAAAGCCATGCAGGAACCAAGGATATGTTCTCGATGGCTTCCCCGAGACTTATGAGCAAGCAAAGCTGATTTTCTCTA ATGAGGACACGGAGAACCAGGATTTGATGTCCAAAAAACCTTCATGCAACAAGAAGATCACTCCAG AGCATATTTTTGCCCTCAATGCGACGGATGAAGTTCTGACAAAGAGAGTTCGGGGACTTCCACAGAGCGTGGCAGAGAAAATGCGTTACACGCAGGAGGAGTTTTCCCCTCGCCTGACGAGATACAGACAACTCAGCACCGCTGAGGAAACGCTGCTGGACTACTTCGATGAGCTTGAGATTCACCCAGAACATATTG AGGTTACTGCAGGTGATTCAGAGTACACAGATGTCATGAAGAAGATCACAGAGATGGTGGGGCTTCCCAAGAACTATGGCCTGAGtccagaggagcaggaggaggaggacagaaagaaagaagaagagaggaaacacaaactGGCTGCAGAGGCTGCCGAGAAGAAACGCAGGAGTGAAGCATCACTGGCTGAGATGGCTGCTCAGTATGAGGAGTGG cAGAAGAATCTGTCCGAGGTGAAGCGACAGGAGAGCGAGCTGCTGGAAgctcactctcttcctctgaGGGACTATCTGATGAAGTACGTGATGCCCTCGCTCACCGCGGCCATGTTAGACTGCTCCAAGATCAAACCAGAGCACGCCGTCGACTTTTTG gcTGAACATCTGCTACGGAACAACcaacaggaacaacaggaaTGA
- the scara3 gene encoding scavenger receptor class A member 3 isoform X2 has translation MPSFRGRSRGGCMRCQQSHSLQLAVKILYGFVAFLIITVAVLASLVFRKVDNLSEEESSYHKTITRVQQGIEDLSSTSNCSGCLDVTLYSEEISRLKREFEDIQKMILGQEQVLDQASQTQTTLKTTSNRLTRDMQNHLISIKLLNQSLERYLDRVEGWKDVIEETEEKMKTLVEDQYDVKATSQQVNTTVALSTMWIDALQRKADEETLVLHKLTADWQNYSRVLSAIKSNTSSTTQTMRFLQNNIVADHQRIAMSAEVYYDLTQQVMNLQMQLDNVTSFMDEHEENLHDLHYHSRYYENRTGERFSALDGRLNSISMEIDTISSSINATVSHVQSMYKYINIESSSCQSRMGRHTEDLQNLNNTVLLLLHLADTLRQQNMLLNVRLDVDVRNLSMVMEEMKLVDVHHIQLIKNFTIVKGAPGLPGPKGNRGESGSKGPMGLTGSKGDRGPIGTRGTSGEEGPLGPKGAPGEPGSSGSRGAVGIKGAKGALGTPGPRGEKGQKGDAGLSGLDGNQGTTGPSGIQGQAGLPGILGPPGARGKPGPVGAPGPPGTPGPPGLSYPHARINTLQRTVTPAI, from the exons atgccTTCATTTAGAG GTCGCAGCAGAGGCGGCTGTATGAGGTGCCAGCAGAGCCACTCTCTACAGCTGGCTGTCAAAATCCTCTATGGATTTGTTGCATTCCTCATCATCACTGTGGCCGTGCTGGCATCGCTTG TGTTCAGGAAGGTTGACAACCTGTCTGAGGAGGAGTCCAGCTACCACAAGACGATCACCAGGGTTCAGCAAGGAATAGAGG ATCTGAGCTCCACCTCTAACTGTTCAGGATGTCTGGATGTGACTCTGTACAGCGAGGAGATCAGCAGGCTGAAGAGAGAGTTCGAAGacatacagaaaatgatactggGACAGGAGCAG GTTCTGGACCAGGCCTCTCAGACCCAGACCACGCTAAAGACCACCAGCAACCGGCTGACACGTGACATGCAAAACCACCTCATATCAATCAAACTTCTCAACCAGTCGCTGGAGAGATACCTGGATCGGGTGGAGGGCTGGAAGGACGTGATCGAGGAAACTGAAGAGAAAATGAAGACGCTGGTGGAGGATCAGTACGACGTCAAAGCGACATCGCAGCAGGTTAACACCACGGTGGCACTCAG CACAATGTGGATAGATGCCTTGCAGAGAAAAGCCGATGAGGAGACTCTGGTCCTGCATAAGTTGACCGCCGACTGGCAGAACTACAGCCGAGTTCTGAGCGCAATCAAATCCAACACGAGCAGCACCACACAAACGATGCGCTTCCTTCAAAACAACATCGTAGCAGATCACCAGAGAATCGCCATGTCCGCTGAGGTGTACTACGACCTCACccagcag GTGATGAACCTGCAGATGCAGCTCGACAATGTGACGTCTTTCATGGATGAACACGAGGAGAACTTGCATGACCTTCACTACCATTCCAG GTACTATGAGAACCGGACAGGTGAGCGCTTCTCTGCATTGGATGGTCGTCTGAACTCCATCTCCATGGAGATCGACACCATCTCCTCCAGCATCAACGCCACCGTCAGCCACGTCCAGAGCATGTACAAGTACATCAACATCGAGAGCTCGTCGTGCCAGAGTCGCATGGGCAGACACACTGAAGATCTACAG AATCTGAACAACACAGTATTGTTACTCCTCCACTTGGCCGACACACTGAGACAGCAAAACATGTTGTTGAATGTCCGACTGGATGTGGACGTCAGGAATCTGTccatggtgatggaggagatgAAGCTTGTGGACGTTCATCATATCCAGCTCATAAAGAACTTCACTATAGTAAAAG GTGCTCCTGGACTACCAGGGCCCAAAGGGAACCGCGGTGAGAGCGGCTCAAAAGGACCCATGGGACTGACTGGGAGTAAAGGTGACCGAGGCCCGATAGGAACCCGTGGAACTTCTGGAGAGGAGGGTCCTCTTGGGCCCAAAGGAGCTCCTGGTGAACCAGGCTCCAGTGGCAGTAGAGGGGCAGTAGGAATCAAAGGAGCTAAGGGGGCTCTTGGCACGCCAGGACCGCGTGGTGAGAAGGGTCAGAAAGGTGATGCTGGCCTCTCCGGTTTAGACGGTAACCAAGGAACCACAGGGCCTTCAGGGATCCAGGGTCAGGCAGGACTACCGGGCATACTTGGGCCACCAGGAGCAAGGGGAAAACCAGGGCCAGTAGGGGCGCCTGGACCACCAGGAACCCCTGGACCTCCAGGCTTGTCATACCCCCATGCCCGAATCAACACCCTGCAGCGAACCGTGACGCCTGCTATCTAG
- the scara3 gene encoding scavenger receptor class A member 3 isoform X1, whose product MKDNYGGYENQLFKEEDFTGEEEMPSFRGRSRGGCMRCQQSHSLQLAVKILYGFVAFLIITVAVLASLVFRKVDNLSEEESSYHKTITRVQQGIEDLSSTSNCSGCLDVTLYSEEISRLKREFEDIQKMILGQEQVLDQASQTQTTLKTTSNRLTRDMQNHLISIKLLNQSLERYLDRVEGWKDVIEETEEKMKTLVEDQYDVKATSQQVNTTVALSTMWIDALQRKADEETLVLHKLTADWQNYSRVLSAIKSNTSSTTQTMRFLQNNIVADHQRIAMSAEVYYDLTQQVMNLQMQLDNVTSFMDEHEENLHDLHYHSRYYENRTGERFSALDGRLNSISMEIDTISSSINATVSHVQSMYKYINIESSSCQSRMGRHTEDLQNLNNTVLLLLHLADTLRQQNMLLNVRLDVDVRNLSMVMEEMKLVDVHHIQLIKNFTIVKGAPGLPGPKGNRGESGSKGPMGLTGSKGDRGPIGTRGTSGEEGPLGPKGAPGEPGSSGSRGAVGIKGAKGALGTPGPRGEKGQKGDAGLSGLDGNQGTTGPSGIQGQAGLPGILGPPGARGKPGPVGAPGPPGTPGPPGLSYPHARINTLQRTVTPAI is encoded by the exons ACAACTATGGGGGATACGAGAACCAGCTTTTCAAAG AGGAGGATTtcactggagaggaggagatgccTTCATTTAGAG GTCGCAGCAGAGGCGGCTGTATGAGGTGCCAGCAGAGCCACTCTCTACAGCTGGCTGTCAAAATCCTCTATGGATTTGTTGCATTCCTCATCATCACTGTGGCCGTGCTGGCATCGCTTG TGTTCAGGAAGGTTGACAACCTGTCTGAGGAGGAGTCCAGCTACCACAAGACGATCACCAGGGTTCAGCAAGGAATAGAGG ATCTGAGCTCCACCTCTAACTGTTCAGGATGTCTGGATGTGACTCTGTACAGCGAGGAGATCAGCAGGCTGAAGAGAGAGTTCGAAGacatacagaaaatgatactggGACAGGAGCAG GTTCTGGACCAGGCCTCTCAGACCCAGACCACGCTAAAGACCACCAGCAACCGGCTGACACGTGACATGCAAAACCACCTCATATCAATCAAACTTCTCAACCAGTCGCTGGAGAGATACCTGGATCGGGTGGAGGGCTGGAAGGACGTGATCGAGGAAACTGAAGAGAAAATGAAGACGCTGGTGGAGGATCAGTACGACGTCAAAGCGACATCGCAGCAGGTTAACACCACGGTGGCACTCAG CACAATGTGGATAGATGCCTTGCAGAGAAAAGCCGATGAGGAGACTCTGGTCCTGCATAAGTTGACCGCCGACTGGCAGAACTACAGCCGAGTTCTGAGCGCAATCAAATCCAACACGAGCAGCACCACACAAACGATGCGCTTCCTTCAAAACAACATCGTAGCAGATCACCAGAGAATCGCCATGTCCGCTGAGGTGTACTACGACCTCACccagcag GTGATGAACCTGCAGATGCAGCTCGACAATGTGACGTCTTTCATGGATGAACACGAGGAGAACTTGCATGACCTTCACTACCATTCCAG GTACTATGAGAACCGGACAGGTGAGCGCTTCTCTGCATTGGATGGTCGTCTGAACTCCATCTCCATGGAGATCGACACCATCTCCTCCAGCATCAACGCCACCGTCAGCCACGTCCAGAGCATGTACAAGTACATCAACATCGAGAGCTCGTCGTGCCAGAGTCGCATGGGCAGACACACTGAAGATCTACAG AATCTGAACAACACAGTATTGTTACTCCTCCACTTGGCCGACACACTGAGACAGCAAAACATGTTGTTGAATGTCCGACTGGATGTGGACGTCAGGAATCTGTccatggtgatggaggagatgAAGCTTGTGGACGTTCATCATATCCAGCTCATAAAGAACTTCACTATAGTAAAAG GTGCTCCTGGACTACCAGGGCCCAAAGGGAACCGCGGTGAGAGCGGCTCAAAAGGACCCATGGGACTGACTGGGAGTAAAGGTGACCGAGGCCCGATAGGAACCCGTGGAACTTCTGGAGAGGAGGGTCCTCTTGGGCCCAAAGGAGCTCCTGGTGAACCAGGCTCCAGTGGCAGTAGAGGGGCAGTAGGAATCAAAGGAGCTAAGGGGGCTCTTGGCACGCCAGGACCGCGTGGTGAGAAGGGTCAGAAAGGTGATGCTGGCCTCTCCGGTTTAGACGGTAACCAAGGAACCACAGGGCCTTCAGGGATCCAGGGTCAGGCAGGACTACCGGGCATACTTGGGCCACCAGGAGCAAGGGGAAAACCAGGGCCAGTAGGGGCGCCTGGACCACCAGGAACCCCTGGACCTCCAGGCTTGTCATACCCCCATGCCCGAATCAACACCCTGCAGCGAACCGTGACGCCTGCTATCTAG
- the LOC115003538 gene encoding adenylate kinase 7-like isoform X2, whose protein sequence is MGDKKQQTRPKRIFINDVDRYSSKHIAKFLSTSRVAGEDAEEAEEEEASPRGEPAFHIVGTTSSTKDAKQSFLLEHYASPTRDKLLERLLECDIVVYNISESTTEQQVEDTTWAITALDAETENFKSRKMFILISSVMTWAMTKPEHPEETDVLLTEEEFRRRRPHPNFKNHNNLEKFVLKLGKGKSKLTGYVVASGLQYGKGENLFHYFFKVSWLMQFPKVPLFGQGTNHIPMIHVYDLGGVIQNIIELKPKSKYILAVDDSKNTLEDIVKMISDTLGPGKMNKVPEQDAIAMKAFKPEELEYLNINLRLDAFVIKDFFSLRWTSEAGMVENMASIVEEYQDTRQLLPIRMFLVGPPAVGKTTVAEKLCSHYQIHHIRIKEVIEEKISQLKEIVSGADLENVGEDEAAAAQKKLESFDKSMNMNAGRLADHLVFDILQETLNSKPCRNQGYVLDGFPETYEQAKLIFSNEDTENQDLMSKKPSCNKKITPEHIFALNATDEVLTKRVRGLPQSVAEKMRYTQEEFSPRLTRYRQLSTAEETLLDYFDELEIHPEHIEVTAGDSEYTDVMKKITEMVGLPKNYGLSPEEQEEEDRKKEEERKHKLAAEAAEKKRRSEASLAEMAAQYEEWQKNLSEVKRQESELLEAHSLPLRDYLMKYVMPSLTAAMLDCSKIKPEHAVDFLAEHLLRNNQQEQQE, encoded by the exons ATGGGGGATAAAAAGCAACAAACTCGTCCCAAACGTATTTTTATCAACGACGTCGACAGGTATTCCTCCAAACACATCGCGAAG TTTTTATCGACATCACGTGTGGCCGGAGAGGACGCGGAGGAGGCCGAAGAAGAAGAGGCTTCCCCTCGAGGTGAACCTGCTTTCCACATAGTGGGAACTACTTCTTCCACCaaagatgcaaaacaaagttttcttcttgAACACTACGCG TCACCAACCCGAGACAAGCTTCTTGAGCGCCTGCTGGAGTGTGACATAGTGGTGTACAACATCTCAGAAAGCACGACAGAACAGCAGGTTGAAGACACAACATGGGCGATCACAG CCCTTGATGCTGAGACGGAGAACTTCAAGTCTCGGAAAATGTTCATCTTAATCTCAAGCGTGATGACCTGGGCCATGACCAAGCCAGAGCATCCG GAAGAAACAGATGTTCTGCTAACGGAGGAAGAGTTCAGAAGAAGAAGGCCGCATCCTAATTTCAAAAACCACAATAATCTGGAGAAGTTTGTGCTCAAACTGGGTAAAGGT AAGTCCAAGCTTACTGGATATGTTGTAGCTTCTGGTCTTCAGTACGGAAAGGGAGAGAACCTCTTTCACTACTTTTTTAAG GTATCCTGGTTGATGCAGTTCCCGAAGGTTCCTCTCTTTGGACAGGGCACAAATCACATCCCCATGATTCACGTCTATGACCTTGGAGG aGTGATCCAAAACATAATTGAACTGAAGCCGAAGTCAAAGTACATTCTTGCTGTCGATGACTCCAAGAACACTTTAGAGGATATAGTAAAG ATGATAAGTGATACACTTGGGCCGGGAAAGATGAACAAAGTACCAGAGCAGGACGCCATCGCCATGAAGGCTTTTAAG CCAGAGGAATTGGAGTACCTAAACATCAACCTCCGCCTGGATGCTTTTGTCATAAAAGACTTCTTCAGTCTTCGCTGGACGTCTGAAGCTGGGATGGTTGAAAACATGGCGAGCATTGTGGAAGAATACCAGGACACCAGGCAGCTACTT ccaatcagaatgtTCCTGGTTGGACCTCCAGCTGTGGGGAAAACAACTGTTGCAGAGAAGCTCTGCAGTCATTACCAAATACACCACATCAGGATCAAAGAGGTCATCGAGGAGAAGATTTCACAACtg AAGGAGATCGTTAGCGGAGCTGACCTTGAAAATGTCGGTGAAGACGAAGCAGCTGCTGCACAGAAAAAACTGGAAAGTTTTGACAAAAGCATGAACATGAACGCAG GTCGTCTGGCTGACCATCtagtttttgacattttgcaaGAAACGCTGAATTCAAAGCCATGCAGGAACCAAGGATATGTTCTCGATGGCTTCCCCGAGACTTATGAGCAAGCAAAGCTGATTTTCTCTA ATGAGGACACGGAGAACCAGGATTTGATGTCCAAAAAACCTTCATGCAACAAGAAGATCACTCCAG AGCATATTTTTGCCCTCAATGCGACGGATGAAGTTCTGACAAAGAGAGTTCGGGGACTTCCACAGAGCGTGGCAGAGAAAATGCGTTACACGCAGGAGGAGTTTTCCCCTCGCCTGACGAGATACAGACAACTCAGCACCGCTGAGGAAACGCTGCTGGACTACTTCGATGAGCTTGAGATTCACCCAGAACATATTG AGGTTACTGCAGGTGATTCAGAGTACACAGATGTCATGAAGAAGATCACAGAGATGGTGGGGCTTCCCAAGAACTATGGCCTGAGtccagaggagcaggaggaggaggacagaaagaaagaagaagagaggaaacacaaactGGCTGCAGAGGCTGCCGAGAAGAAACGCAGGAGTGAAGCATCACTGGCTGAGATGGCTGCTCAGTATGAGGAGTGG cAGAAGAATCTGTCCGAGGTGAAGCGACAGGAGAGCGAGCTGCTGGAAgctcactctcttcctctgaGGGACTATCTGATGAAGTACGTGATGCCCTCGCTCACCGCGGCCATGTTAGACTGCTCCAAGATCAAACCAGAGCACGCCGTCGACTTTTTG gcTGAACATCTGCTACGGAACAACcaacaggaacaacaggaaTGA